The DNA region CGCAAAGGAGATCCACTCCCTGATCGATGAACAGGACGGGGCCAGCGTGGTTTGCGAGTGGTGCGGAAAAGGTTATGAGTTCAGCGCCGATGAGCTGCACGGTTTGCTCGAACAAGCGGCGAAGCAGGAATAGGCAAGGAACACATCATGGTCAAAGCCGTATATTTCGATCTCGATGGAACACTTCTGAATGTTTCGCGCCGCTTTCACCGCGCGCTCAATACCGCGCGCGTCAGCGAAGGCGCGGCCGAGATGGATTGGGACGAATTCGAGCGCCGCTACGGCAAGGACGTGCTGACCGAGCAGGTTCCCGCCGAGCGCCACGGCCACTTCTGGCGCCTGTTTCTCGAAGAGTTCTCCCACAAACCGGAGCCGCATCTGGGCGAGCCCTTCCCCGGCGTCACCGACGCGCTCGATGAGCTGCGCCGCCGCGGCCTGCGCACGGCGGTCATCACCAACCGGGCCTCAAAAAGCGATGCGGTGCGAAGCGAACTCTCCCAGATGGGGATGGAAGACCACTTCGACGTGGTGCTCTCCCAGGGGGATTTCAACTTCCAGCGCGGCGACTTCGCCACGGACCTGAGCCTGTATTCCAAGGAATCGATGATCCACCATGCGTCCGGGGAACTGGGCCTTGAACCGGCAGGGGTGGCCTTCGTGGGCGATCTCATCACCGACATTGTCTCCTCCCGCAAGGCGGGTTGCCGCCTCTCGGTGGGGGTGCTGACCGGCGGCATGAACCGCCAGGGCCTTGAGAGCGCCGGAGCGCACCACGTGCTCGACTCGGCGGCACAGATTCTGGAGATTCTCGACCGGCTCTCCCGGGCCTGACCCCCGCCGCATCCGTCAATCCCCCACCCCTGCCCCGCCATGCGATTCCGGGGCTCATTGACAGCCGAAAAAACGTCGTGTTTACTGGGGGTTGTCTCCCATGAAGACGCGGGGAATTGGTTCGGGAAGAGGGCCAATTGTGTTGAAACTTGGACTATTAAATGCGGACCTTGATGTCGGCGGCGTTGGCGTTGTCGAAGAGGCCCAGTTGTTCCGTTTGACGGACTCCGAGAAAAAGGATTTCGAGAAGAAACTCCCCGATCTCAATGCCCTCGTCGCGGATCTCAACCTTATCAACATCGACAGCTTTCGCTTCCTCAAGGGATTCAGCGACCAGCTCACCGAGCGCGTCCGCGACGGCGGCCTGCTGCTGTGTTTTACCTCGCGTCCGAATCTCCATTCGCCCGACGGCATCCAGAACAAATACTCCTGGCTTCCGCTCTTCGATGATTCCAAGGAAGTGCGCGAAGACCTGGTCGACAAGATTCAGCCCGGCGAGGGCGCCAACGGCGTCTCCTCGGCACTGGGCAATTTGATCGACAGTTTCTACGCGACCTGCAGTTTCCCCGAAGGTTTTGGGACTGAGCCCTACAACACCCTGCTACAGGGTGAGGACGGCCTGGCCGTCGGGCTGGCCAAGCCGCTGGGCAAGGGCTGGGTCCTGCTCATCCCGCAGGCCGAGGAAAAGGGCAAGGTGCTCGAATCGGCGCTGCAGTGGTGGGACGAGACGCTCAAGGGCGGCGGCGCGCCCGCAGGCGACGAGAATGAGCCGCTTGCCGCTTCCGACGAAGTGGACGCATCGGTCGACGCGCCGGACGATGGCGGCGACGAATTTGAACATCTCGATTCCGAACCCGTTGACCTCGACGATCTCTCGGCGGCCCCTGCTGGCGATGAAGAGCCCCCGGCCGATCTGGGCGAGCTGGAACTCGATGCCGGCGCCGCCCCCGAAGAGAATGAAGAAGTCGCGCTGGCCGTCGACGATGCCGCTCCTTCGGATGAGAGCGCCGAAGGCGACGAAGTCGCCGACATGGGCGACCTGGAGGCCGGCTCCGATCTGGAACTCGACCT from Chrysiogenia bacterium includes:
- a CDS encoding HAD family hydrolase — its product is MVKAVYFDLDGTLLNVSRRFHRALNTARVSEGAAEMDWDEFERRYGKDVLTEQVPAERHGHFWRLFLEEFSHKPEPHLGEPFPGVTDALDELRRRGLRTAVITNRASKSDAVRSELSQMGMEDHFDVVLSQGDFNFQRGDFATDLSLYSKESMIHHASGELGLEPAGVAFVGDLITDIVSSRKAGCRLSVGVLTGGMNRQGLESAGAHHVLDSAAQILEILDRLSRA